One genomic window of Azospirillum sp. TSH100 includes the following:
- a CDS encoding glutathione S-transferase family protein, with the protein MILIGQYDSPFVRRVAVALRLYGMAYEHRPWSVFSDAAEVARFNPLKRVPTLVLADGEVLIESSAILDHLDEVAGSARALIARQGPDRRRGLKLCALATGLADKAVSLVYERVLHKERSDLWMERCTGQIGAVLDVLEAERAAAPGPWWFGGHIGHADIAAGCALRFVGEAHPAVFDRSRWPALAAHSDACEAMAEFRAVVQPFSVSA; encoded by the coding sequence ATGATCCTGATCGGACAGTATGACTCGCCCTTCGTGCGCCGTGTCGCCGTTGCTTTGCGCCTTTACGGCATGGCGTACGAGCATCGGCCCTGGTCCGTCTTTTCCGATGCGGCGGAGGTCGCGCGCTTCAACCCGCTGAAGCGGGTGCCGACGCTGGTATTGGCGGATGGCGAGGTTCTGATCGAAAGCAGCGCTATCCTTGACCATCTGGACGAGGTGGCCGGGTCGGCCCGCGCGTTGATCGCCCGCCAGGGGCCGGATCGCCGTCGGGGATTGAAATTGTGCGCGCTGGCGACCGGATTGGCCGACAAGGCGGTGAGCCTCGTCTACGAACGGGTCCTGCACAAGGAACGGTCAGACCTGTGGATGGAGCGCTGCACCGGCCAGATCGGCGCCGTTCTCGACGTGCTGGAGGCCGAGCGTGCCGCCGCCCCTGGACCCTGGTGGTTCGGCGGGCACATCGGTCATGCCGACATCGCTGCCGGCTGTGCCCTGCGCTTCGTTGGCGAGGCCCACCCGGCGGTGTTTGATCGTTCCCGTTGGCCGGCGCTCGCCGCGCATTCCGACGCCTGCGAGGCGATGGCGGAGTTCCGGGCGGTGGTGCAGCCCTTTTCGGTAAGCGCCTGA
- a CDS encoding DUF1244 domain-containing protein gives MADLDHQTRIELEAAAFRGLVEHLRKRTDVQNIDLMNLAGFCRNCLSKWYAAAAKERGVPLSDEDARIAVYGMPYSEWKQKHQKEATPEQQKTFEDTKPLHAEISGHR, from the coding sequence ATGGCCGATCTGGATCACCAGACCCGCATTGAATTGGAAGCCGCCGCCTTCCGCGGTCTGGTCGAGCATCTGCGCAAGCGCACCGACGTGCAGAACATCGACCTGATGAACCTCGCCGGCTTCTGCCGCAACTGCCTGTCGAAATGGTACGCCGCGGCCGCCAAGGAGCGCGGCGTCCCTCTGTCCGACGAGGACGCCCGCATTGCCGTCTATGGCATGCCCTATTCCGAATGGAAGCAGAAGCACCAGAAGGAAGCCACCCCCGAACAGCAGAAGACCTTCGAGGACACCAAACCGCTGCACGCCGAGATCAGCGGCCACCGCTAA